The following proteins are co-located in the Microbacterium immunditiarum genome:
- a CDS encoding carbohydrate ABC transporter permease produces the protein MSPELRSAGDPSADRGWRGARPAGTRPPDATRARARRLSITPYLFLFPGIALFAVAVLYPILQAVHMSLFDWKIVGSATSEFLGLENYRRAFADEHFWLALGNTAFYAVATIIPQIVIGLAVALLLHRRSPVQPFLRVLYYLPVVTSWVVVSLLFRFLFADQGLVNFVLGTETSWLADRWTGMLAISALGVWKGIGWSMMIFLAALQGVPRSLLEAAAMDGAGPWQRFRVVTLPAIWAALAFVTIMLVIGGFNVFISVYLMTGGGPAGRTDVLLTYMYEQAFGSLEFGYGAAIAVILTALVLCLSLIQLRMFRDRNGGFAE, from the coding sequence ATGTCTCCTGAGCTCCGGTCCGCGGGCGATCCGTCCGCCGACCGGGGCTGGAGGGGCGCCCGTCCCGCCGGCACCAGGCCGCCGGATGCGACCCGCGCCCGGGCGCGCCGGCTCTCCATCACGCCATACCTCTTCCTCTTCCCCGGCATCGCCCTCTTCGCCGTCGCGGTGCTCTACCCGATCCTGCAGGCCGTCCACATGAGCCTGTTCGACTGGAAGATCGTCGGGAGTGCGACGAGCGAGTTCCTCGGACTGGAGAACTACCGGCGCGCCTTCGCCGACGAGCACTTCTGGCTGGCCCTCGGCAACACGGCGTTCTACGCGGTCGCCACGATCATCCCCCAGATCGTCATCGGACTCGCCGTCGCGCTCCTGCTTCACCGTCGCAGCCCCGTGCAGCCCTTCCTGCGCGTCCTCTACTACCTGCCCGTGGTCACGAGCTGGGTGGTCGTGTCGCTGCTGTTCCGATTCCTGTTCGCCGACCAGGGCCTCGTGAACTTCGTGCTGGGCACCGAGACGTCATGGCTTGCAGACAGGTGGACCGGCATGCTGGCCATCAGCGCGCTCGGCGTGTGGAAGGGCATCGGATGGTCCATGATGATCTTCCTCGCGGCGCTCCAGGGAGTTCCGCGCTCCCTCTTGGAAGCGGCGGCGATGGACGGAGCCGGTCCGTGGCAGCGCTTCCGGGTCGTCACGCTCCCAGCCATCTGGGCGGCGCTCGCGTTCGTCACGATCATGCTGGTGATCGGCGGCTTCAACGTCTTCATCTCCGTGTACCTGATGACCGGCGGCGGGCCGGCCGGCCGTACCGACGTTCTGCTCACATACATGTACGAGCAGGCTTTCGGCAGCCTCGAGTTCGGATACGGAGCGGCGATCGCGGTCATCCTCACAGCACTCGTGCTGTGTCTCTCCCTCATACAGCTGCGGATGTTCCGCGATCGGAACGGGGGGTTCGCGGAATGA
- a CDS encoding glycoside hydrolase family 66 protein yields MGDIELLPERGWVRLGEPVVVEVRRVASAAQATDAATGGEIVVWHLGEPIRRIPYTGEAAVDLGALPAGGYGIELQTDAGNVRTAIDVRDDPRARLRYGFAADFSPSRDITGLADLVRRLHLTAIQCYDWAYRHADLLGGGEEYADALERPVSLRTAREIARAVQERGADALGYAAVYAVGGDEWGAWSHDALLTASGEPYALGDFLRVVDPAAPDWLAHLTDELVAATENIGFDGFHLDQYGWPKRAERADGTQIDVAESFAAMLHAVRSRLPGARLVFNQVNDFPTWRTGTSAQDAVYIEPWEPQSTLGALAATVERARAAGGGKPVVVAAYQHVYDLEPAEVADRAVALTMATLFSHGATQLLAGEADRILVDPYYVRNHRVEASTAELLKRWYDFLVAHDELLMPPGIVDVTNAYAGEYNDDCDVSYAREASPPVDLEPVAGAVWRRIRDVQGTLVVHLVNLTTQPDTRWDAPRAPLEPVAGGRLRVRRVRGRMPRVRVADPDGAGRLIDVPVRAEGEDHAVAELPPLRVWQLVAVDPTGRSDDRAGEDAAEARA; encoded by the coding sequence ATGGGCGACATCGAATTGCTGCCCGAGCGTGGGTGGGTGCGCCTCGGTGAGCCCGTCGTCGTCGAGGTCCGCCGCGTCGCGAGCGCGGCACAGGCGACGGATGCCGCGACCGGCGGCGAGATCGTCGTATGGCACCTCGGCGAGCCGATCCGTCGCATTCCCTACACGGGCGAGGCGGCAGTCGATCTCGGGGCGCTTCCCGCCGGCGGCTACGGAATCGAGCTCCAGACGGACGCCGGGAACGTGCGCACCGCGATCGACGTGCGGGACGACCCGCGGGCGCGTCTGCGCTACGGCTTCGCCGCGGATTTCTCTCCCTCGCGTGACATCACGGGCCTCGCCGACCTGGTTCGACGACTGCACCTCACAGCCATCCAGTGCTACGACTGGGCCTACCGTCACGCGGACCTCCTCGGCGGTGGGGAGGAGTACGCGGACGCCCTCGAGCGCCCTGTGTCGTTGCGGACTGCGCGGGAGATCGCGCGCGCAGTGCAGGAGCGAGGGGCCGATGCACTGGGCTACGCCGCTGTATACGCGGTCGGAGGCGACGAGTGGGGTGCCTGGAGCCACGATGCGCTGCTCACGGCGTCAGGCGAGCCGTACGCGCTGGGCGACTTCCTGCGGGTCGTCGACCCCGCGGCGCCCGATTGGCTCGCGCATCTCACCGACGAGCTCGTTGCCGCGACGGAGAACATCGGATTCGACGGATTCCATCTCGACCAGTACGGGTGGCCGAAGCGCGCCGAGCGGGCCGACGGTACGCAGATCGACGTCGCCGAGTCGTTCGCCGCGATGCTTCACGCCGTGCGCTCCCGGCTCCCGGGCGCTCGGCTCGTGTTCAACCAGGTCAACGACTTCCCGACGTGGCGCACGGGAACGAGCGCACAGGACGCCGTCTACATCGAGCCATGGGAACCGCAGTCGACGCTCGGCGCGCTCGCGGCGACCGTCGAGCGCGCCCGGGCGGCCGGAGGAGGCAAGCCCGTCGTCGTGGCGGCCTATCAGCACGTCTACGATCTCGAACCTGCCGAGGTCGCCGACCGAGCGGTGGCGCTCACGATGGCGACGCTCTTCTCCCACGGTGCGACGCAGCTGCTCGCGGGCGAGGCGGATCGGATTCTCGTCGACCCCTATTACGTGCGCAATCATCGCGTCGAGGCTTCAACGGCGGAGCTGCTCAAGCGCTGGTACGACTTTCTCGTCGCGCACGACGAACTGCTCATGCCGCCCGGGATCGTCGATGTCACCAACGCATACGCGGGCGAGTACAACGACGACTGCGACGTCTCGTACGCGAGGGAGGCGTCGCCCCCAGTGGATCTCGAGCCGGTCGCCGGGGCGGTGTGGCGGCGCATCCGCGATGTGCAGGGCACGCTCGTCGTGCACCTCGTGAACCTCACGACGCAGCCGGACACCCGGTGGGATGCGCCGCGGGCACCGCTTGAGCCGGTCGCGGGCGGCCGGCTTCGCGTCCGACGGGTGCGAGGCCGAATGCCGCGTGTCCGTGTCGCCGACCCGGACGGAGCCGGGCGTCTCATCGACGTGCCCGTCCGCGCGGAGGGGGAGGACCACGCCGTCGCGGAGCTGCCACCGCTGCGCGTGTGGCAGCTCGTCGCGGTGGATCCCACGGGAAGGTCCGACGATCGCGCGGGCGAGGACGCGGCGGAGGCACGCGCATGA
- a CDS encoding HhH-GPD-type base excision DNA repair protein — MTLNITGDSDADRLLTDDPLALLIGMLLDQQVAMETAFAGPLKIRERVGTLDAAALAGYDPEAFADAFKKPPAVHRFPGSMAARVQALCAAIDQDWGGDASAIWTTPAAGHAEAPDGAEVLKRLKKLPGFGDQKAKIFLALLGKQYGYDGDGWREASAPYGEVGSHRSVADIVSPDSLAKVREYKRGVKAAAKSGGGGV; from the coding sequence ATGACGTTGAACATCACCGGCGACAGCGACGCGGATCGACTCCTCACGGACGATCCCCTCGCCCTGCTCATCGGCATGCTGCTCGACCAGCAGGTCGCGATGGAGACCGCGTTCGCGGGCCCGCTCAAGATCCGCGAGCGCGTCGGCACGCTCGACGCCGCGGCGCTGGCCGGATACGACCCGGAGGCATTCGCCGACGCGTTCAAGAAGCCGCCCGCCGTCCACCGCTTCCCCGGATCGATGGCCGCGCGCGTTCAGGCGCTGTGCGCCGCGATCGATCAGGACTGGGGCGGCGACGCATCCGCGATCTGGACCACCCCGGCTGCAGGGCATGCCGAAGCGCCCGACGGAGCCGAAGTCCTGAAGCGCCTCAAGAAGCTGCCGGGCTTCGGCGACCAGAAGGCGAAGATCTTCCTCGCTCTGCTCGGCAAGCAGTACGGCTACGACGGCGACGGGTGGCGCGAGGCATCCGCCCCCTATGGAGAAGTGGGCTCGCACCGCAGCGTCGCCGACATCGTCTCGCCCGACTCGCTCGCGAAGGTGCGCGAGTACAAGCGCGGGGTGAAGGCGGCCGCGAAGTCCGGCGGCGGAGGCGTCTGA
- a CDS encoding flotillin family protein, with amino-acid sequence MPVDVIQIGAVIALIVAVLGLLVFIARRIRRVPPNEALVIVGRGAGKPAPGEAPGGQRVVIGGRTFVWPILQQGFSISLEQRQIGITVEGVDKNRIKIAIKASINFKVSGTEEGVRRAAQRFLSQQDALTEIIKESLEGSLRSIVGDMTIEQIISDRKSLSDRVVAETKADLVEQGLQVDLLNISDISTPGSDYLANLGRAEAARARQVAEISEAEAARASEFARIEAAEQIAERQKALSLRQASIKADTDRANAEAEASGQLAKAEQDKLVAVQEREALTEQALVTQERLDIEIRKPAEAQAYAEVQAATARRDAANAATEADAYKRTKIAEANKVAAVQDAEAAAAAVRLAGQAERDKQVALAEGVKAEGEARAAAIQAEGLAEAASTDAKALALQKYGEAALAQEIISRLPEIVRAAAEPIAAIDKLTVVSTDGASDVTKTVGKVLGEGTEVVKGLTGLDLAALLQSFALKAGAPTDVLPVSPDGAIAKN; translated from the coding sequence ATGCCGGTCGATGTCATCCAGATCGGCGCTGTCATCGCGCTGATCGTCGCCGTCCTCGGACTGCTCGTGTTCATCGCGCGACGCATCCGTCGCGTACCCCCCAACGAGGCTCTCGTGATCGTCGGCCGCGGAGCCGGCAAGCCCGCGCCCGGCGAGGCGCCCGGCGGCCAACGCGTCGTCATCGGCGGTCGCACGTTCGTGTGGCCGATCCTGCAGCAGGGCTTCTCGATCTCGCTGGAGCAGCGCCAGATCGGCATCACGGTCGAGGGCGTCGACAAGAACCGCATCAAGATCGCGATCAAGGCGTCGATCAACTTCAAGGTGAGCGGCACCGAAGAGGGCGTGCGGCGCGCCGCGCAGCGCTTCCTGTCGCAGCAGGACGCCCTGACCGAGATCATCAAGGAGTCGCTCGAAGGCTCACTGCGCTCGATCGTAGGAGACATGACGATCGAGCAGATCATCTCCGACCGCAAGAGCCTGTCCGACCGGGTCGTCGCCGAGACGAAGGCCGACCTCGTCGAGCAGGGCCTGCAGGTCGACCTGCTCAACATCAGCGACATCTCGACGCCTGGCAGCGACTACCTCGCCAACCTCGGTCGCGCCGAGGCGGCGCGTGCGCGTCAGGTCGCCGAGATCAGCGAGGCCGAAGCCGCGCGTGCGAGCGAGTTCGCGCGCATCGAGGCTGCGGAGCAGATCGCCGAACGCCAGAAGGCGCTATCGCTGCGCCAGGCGTCGATCAAGGCCGACACCGACCGCGCGAACGCCGAGGCCGAGGCATCCGGTCAGCTCGCGAAGGCCGAGCAGGACAAGCTCGTCGCCGTGCAGGAGCGCGAGGCGCTCACCGAACAGGCACTCGTGACTCAGGAGCGCCTCGACATCGAGATCCGCAAGCCCGCCGAAGCCCAGGCGTACGCCGAGGTGCAGGCGGCCACCGCCCGCCGCGACGCCGCCAACGCCGCGACCGAGGCCGACGCGTACAAGCGCACCAAGATCGCCGAGGCGAACAAGGTCGCCGCGGTCCAGGACGCCGAAGCGGCCGCCGCCGCCGTGCGCCTCGCCGGTCAGGCCGAGCGCGACAAGCAGGTCGCGCTCGCCGAAGGTGTCAAGGCCGAGGGTGAGGCTCGCGCCGCCGCGATCCAGGCCGAGGGTCTCGCGGAGGCCGCTTCGACCGACGCGAAGGCGCTCGCGCTGCAGAAGTACGGCGAGGCCGCCCTCGCGCAGGAGATCATCTCCCGTCTGCCCGAGATCGTCCGCGCGGCCGCCGAGCCGATCGCCGCGATCGACAAGCTCACGGTCGTCTCGACGGACGGCGCGTCCGACGTCACGAAGACCGTCGGCAAGGTGCTCGGCGAGGGCACCGAGGTCGTGAAGGGCCTCACCGGCCTCGACCTCGCGGCGCTGCTGCAGTCGTTCGCGCTGAAGGCGGGCGCGCCCACGGACGTGCTGCCGGTGTCACCCGACGGCGCGATCGCGAAGAACTGA
- a CDS encoding NfeD family protein, whose amino-acid sequence MELTPFIVIGGIGLLVLVISLLVGDIFDHFEIGDGAISGTALGVAAVVFGASGVLTTTAGLDLVWAYVLAGVLALLAYLLAVFFVRRLTKSSDGVPVSAIGLTGVTRSTVSPAGGEVSLDGPHEVERRFAFADDTIAEGVRIRVVEHTGTRVKVVAD is encoded by the coding sequence TTGGAGCTCACGCCGTTCATCGTCATCGGGGGCATCGGGCTGCTCGTGCTCGTCATCTCGCTCCTCGTCGGCGACATCTTCGACCACTTCGAGATCGGCGACGGCGCCATCTCGGGCACGGCGCTCGGCGTCGCGGCGGTCGTCTTCGGCGCATCCGGCGTGCTCACCACGACGGCGGGACTCGACCTCGTCTGGGCGTACGTGCTCGCGGGCGTGCTCGCGCTCCTCGCGTACCTGCTCGCGGTTTTCTTCGTGCGTCGGCTGACGAAGAGCTCCGACGGCGTGCCCGTCTCCGCGATCGGCCTCACGGGCGTGACGCGCTCCACGGTGTCGCCCGCCGGCGGTGAGGTGAGCCTCGACGGGCCGCACGAGGTCGAGCGGCGCTTCGCCTTCGCCGACGACACGATCGCCGAGGGCGTGCGCATCCGCGTTGTCGAGCACACCGGCACGCGCGTCAAGGTCGTCGCCGACTAG
- a CDS encoding carbohydrate ABC transporter permease yields MTLIARGARRTWLATTLRIGILSLGALVMVAPFLYMVSISFTESTYVLTTPPQFIPDPATLANYEQALMTQGLPLAFANSLYIAAISTAVSLLISSMMAYAFARFSFPGRELIFRILLVGLMIPAVMLLIPQFILAKHLALLDSHLGLIVFYVAGSLALNTLLLRGFFEAIPGELDQAMQVDGANAWTRYWRLAIPLARPGLATAAIFTFFASWDEFAWALTIINTPELRTLPIVIRLFAGAGNNAVQWGLVFAASVIAIIPVIVVFLAFQRHFVQGLTSGAVKG; encoded by the coding sequence ATGACGCTCATCGCCCGCGGCGCGCGCCGGACGTGGCTCGCCACGACTCTTCGGATCGGAATCCTCTCGCTCGGCGCTCTGGTCATGGTCGCACCGTTCCTCTACATGGTGTCGATCTCGTTCACCGAGTCGACGTACGTGCTCACGACGCCGCCGCAGTTCATTCCCGATCCTGCGACGCTCGCGAACTACGAGCAGGCGCTCATGACGCAGGGGCTTCCGCTCGCCTTCGCGAACTCGCTGTACATCGCGGCGATCTCTACGGCGGTCTCCTTGCTCATCAGCTCGATGATGGCGTACGCGTTCGCTCGGTTCTCGTTCCCTGGACGCGAGCTCATCTTCCGCATCCTGCTCGTGGGGCTCATGATCCCTGCCGTGATGCTGCTGATCCCGCAGTTCATCCTCGCGAAGCACCTCGCGCTCCTGGACAGCCACCTCGGCCTCATCGTGTTCTACGTCGCCGGCTCGCTGGCTCTCAACACCCTCCTGCTGCGGGGATTCTTCGAGGCCATCCCCGGCGAGTTGGACCAGGCGATGCAGGTGGACGGTGCGAACGCGTGGACCCGGTACTGGCGGCTCGCCATCCCGTTGGCGCGGCCGGGCCTTGCGACCGCCGCCATCTTCACGTTCTTCGCTTCGTGGGATGAGTTCGCGTGGGCACTCACGATCATCAACACGCCCGAGCTGCGGACCCTCCCGATCGTCATCCGGCTCTTCGCAGGAGCGGGGAACAACGCCGTGCAGTGGGGCCTGGTGTTCGCGGCATCCGTCATCGCGATAATCCCCGTCATCGTCGTGTTCCTGGCCTTCCAGCGGCACTTCGTGCAGGGCTTGACGTCCGGCGCGGTGAAGGGATGA
- a CDS encoding FtsX-like permease family protein — translation MPIPRSSPLTTGRLWRARALARAGLLASAAATVAVAVATVCLVPAALARAAGEAGHPPPPGLSAEDVADQIELGSTALATAAPALVLLVSILAGTAIAQLARLIAAARDDETATIRARGLSSGQARLLDAGEALVVVVVGGIVGVGLASVISAVAGGSALEALAQWPWALAAVVVLGIVFTIALRRGERRAGSSRTTRATTAALVVVVLLAAALVVWQLPAARAGGFDPIVAIAPAVVLMAGTLVALALFGVGSAAVARPSAAIPSLAPAYPTRQVSRRVPIYAVAVLLVGLTVAETVFASAYAATWSAMTTDSAAVRAGADLRVDTKPQSVNPAQVLEAASIDGVEAASAALVEGVEIGQTDAQLVGVPSAMIDEVVATAGGIVDRDALAATAEVADDDFLVKPEPVPLGDTATGLRVRLDIHVVDGFPQGFTVIALLLDSTGAPFALPLDGGLFFDADDLPQFTGDLDFEGYFEGEAELPEGQGPWQLMAVATGLGPVAGGQITVEVAAAEAIGAGPLDISGTGIMTGQNPDAIAWLGDGGVLAEAPPVQGDGVDSKRPPVQVAATKALASRLGVGPGDLVELRYAGTGRRVDVVISSLVDAVPGASGSLALFAPLEHLLTSQLQRGTSIVPPNSLWAAGDTGADAALSAAMNDRPVATAAPSLAASVVGALVPGWWIATAGSAVLSLVAAFAIVQTLAIARRRELGVLRAVGITARRQARMRAAELGGVFGAALVLGAGAGVLVSWLVVPDLVRAVTPGILALAGGIDVAWAPLALAVAALAVGLAAIVAYAAFGVSRAARTATVGEESR, via the coding sequence ATGCCGATTCCCCGCTCGTCGCCGCTGACGACCGGCCGCCTCTGGCGGGCACGCGCGCTCGCGCGCGCAGGGTTGCTCGCGAGCGCGGCCGCGACCGTGGCGGTCGCCGTCGCGACGGTGTGCCTCGTGCCGGCGGCGCTCGCTCGCGCGGCGGGGGAGGCGGGGCATCCGCCGCCACCCGGCCTGTCGGCCGAGGACGTGGCCGACCAGATCGAGCTCGGATCGACGGCGCTCGCGACAGCGGCACCGGCCCTCGTGCTCCTCGTCTCGATCCTCGCGGGCACGGCGATCGCGCAACTCGCACGGCTCATCGCGGCAGCCCGCGACGACGAGACGGCGACGATCCGGGCGCGCGGCCTGTCGTCGGGCCAGGCACGACTGCTCGACGCGGGCGAGGCGCTCGTCGTGGTCGTCGTCGGCGGCATCGTCGGCGTGGGTCTCGCCTCCGTGATCTCGGCCGTCGCCGGCGGTTCGGCGCTCGAGGCGCTGGCGCAGTGGCCGTGGGCGCTCGCGGCCGTGGTCGTGCTCGGGATCGTGTTCACGATCGCGCTGCGCCGCGGCGAACGCCGGGCCGGATCGAGCCGCACGACCCGCGCCACGACCGCCGCCCTCGTGGTGGTCGTGCTGCTCGCGGCGGCGCTCGTCGTATGGCAGCTGCCCGCCGCGCGTGCGGGAGGCTTCGACCCGATCGTCGCGATCGCGCCCGCGGTCGTGCTCATGGCGGGCACCCTCGTCGCTCTCGCGCTCTTCGGCGTCGGTTCGGCCGCGGTGGCGCGACCGTCGGCGGCGATCCCGTCGCTGGCTCCCGCGTACCCCACGCGCCAGGTGTCGCGGCGCGTGCCGATCTATGCGGTCGCGGTGCTGCTCGTCGGGCTCACGGTCGCCGAGACCGTCTTCGCGTCGGCGTATGCGGCGACGTGGAGCGCGATGACCACGGACTCGGCGGCGGTGCGCGCGGGAGCCGATCTGCGCGTCGACACGAAGCCCCAGTCCGTGAATCCCGCCCAGGTCCTCGAGGCCGCGTCGATCGACGGCGTCGAGGCCGCGTCGGCGGCGCTCGTCGAAGGCGTCGAGATCGGCCAGACGGATGCGCAGCTCGTCGGCGTCCCCTCGGCGATGATCGACGAGGTCGTGGCGACGGCGGGCGGCATCGTCGACCGTGACGCGCTCGCCGCCACAGCCGAAGTCGCCGACGACGACTTCCTCGTGAAACCGGAGCCCGTGCCGCTCGGCGACACTGCGACCGGCCTCCGCGTGCGCCTCGACATCCACGTCGTGGACGGCTTCCCGCAGGGCTTCACGGTCATCGCGCTGTTGCTGGACTCGACGGGCGCGCCCTTCGCGCTCCCGCTGGACGGCGGCCTCTTCTTCGACGCGGACGACCTGCCGCAGTTCACCGGCGACCTCGACTTCGAGGGGTACTTCGAGGGCGAGGCCGAGCTGCCGGAAGGTCAGGGGCCGTGGCAGCTCATGGCGGTCGCGACAGGGCTCGGGCCCGTCGCGGGCGGACAGATCACGGTCGAGGTCGCCGCGGCCGAAGCCATCGGCGCAGGCCCGCTCGACATCTCCGGCACGGGGATCATGACGGGTCAGAACCCCGACGCCATCGCGTGGCTGGGCGACGGCGGCGTGCTCGCCGAGGCGCCGCCCGTGCAGGGCGACGGCGTCGACTCGAAGCGCCCGCCCGTCCAGGTCGCCGCGACGAAGGCCCTCGCGTCGCGGCTCGGCGTGGGACCCGGGGACCTCGTGGAGCTGCGGTACGCCGGCACGGGGCGACGCGTCGACGTCGTCATCTCGTCGCTCGTGGATGCCGTGCCCGGGGCATCCGGCTCGCTCGCCCTCTTCGCGCCGCTCGAGCACCTGCTGACCTCGCAGCTGCAGCGGGGCACGTCGATCGTGCCGCCCAATTCGCTGTGGGCCGCGGGCGACACCGGGGCGGATGCCGCGCTCAGCGCCGCGATGAACGACCGTCCCGTCGCGACCGCGGCGCCGAGCCTTGCGGCGAGCGTGGTCGGAGCGCTTGTGCCGGGATGGTGGATCGCGACCGCCGGGTCCGCGGTGCTGTCGCTCGTCGCGGCGTTCGCGATCGTGCAGACGCTCGCGATCGCGCGGCGGCGCGAGCTCGGCGTGCTGCGTGCGGTCGGCATCACGGCCAGACGGCAGGCGCGCATGCGCGCGGCGGAGCTCGGCGGGGTCTTCGGCGCGGCTCTC
- a CDS encoding alpha-glucosidase has translation MTTDARALAAPVDDRDPHSWWRTSVVYQIYPRSFADSNGDGVGDLRGIIEHLDHLVDLGIDVVWLSPIYASPHADNGYDISDYRAIDPVFGTLDDFDELVEALHLRGMRLVMDLVVNHTSDEHPWFVESASGPDSPKRDWYWWRPPRAGRIGGSPGAEPNNWGSFFSGPAWTYDEASGEYYLHLFARKQPDLNWENREVRAAVHDVMRWWIDRGVDGFRMDVINLISKHPDLPDGPVRSGGAYGDGFPHYNCGPRLHEFLQEMHEHVLEGHPSHLLTIGEMPGVTIDQARLATDPARRELDMVFQFEHVSLDHGPTGKWEPTRTSIDRVFDTLVEWQEGLAAAGWNGLYWNNHDQPRVVSRFGNDREHWHASATALATVLHMQRGTPFVYQGEELGMTNMPFSDMAELRDIESLNHIAEAVARGAELDGVLAAIRWSGRDNARTPMQWTHGPHAGFTTAEPWIGVNPNHDRINAHDQRGVPGSVFEHYRALIALRRTDRVVSDGTFARLTTTDPLVVAFERRLGDESLLVVANLSDVPRHAVEAPADAVLVLRNVLGPVTNLLAPWEARVHRIRP, from the coding sequence ATGACGACGGATGCTCGCGCGCTCGCCGCGCCCGTCGACGACCGCGACCCGCATTCGTGGTGGCGGACGTCGGTCGTGTACCAGATCTATCCGCGCAGCTTCGCCGACTCCAACGGCGATGGCGTCGGCGACCTGCGCGGCATCATCGAGCATCTCGACCACCTCGTCGATCTGGGGATCGACGTCGTATGGCTCTCTCCCATCTACGCCTCGCCCCACGCCGACAACGGCTACGACATCAGCGACTACCGCGCGATCGATCCCGTGTTCGGCACGCTCGACGACTTCGACGAGCTCGTCGAAGCGCTCCACCTCCGTGGCATGCGACTCGTGATGGATCTCGTCGTCAACCACACCTCGGACGAGCACCCGTGGTTCGTCGAGTCGGCGTCAGGCCCCGACAGCCCGAAGCGGGACTGGTACTGGTGGCGGCCGCCTCGCGCGGGTCGCATCGGTGGATCACCGGGCGCGGAGCCGAACAACTGGGGGTCGTTCTTCTCCGGTCCGGCCTGGACGTACGACGAGGCATCCGGGGAGTACTACCTGCACCTGTTCGCCCGCAAGCAGCCCGACCTGAACTGGGAGAACCGCGAGGTGAGGGCCGCCGTGCACGACGTCATGCGATGGTGGATCGACCGTGGCGTGGACGGCTTCCGCATGGATGTCATCAACCTCATCTCCAAGCACCCGGATCTGCCGGACGGCCCCGTCCGGTCCGGCGGCGCGTACGGGGACGGGTTTCCGCACTACAACTGCGGGCCACGTCTGCACGAGTTCCTGCAGGAGATGCACGAGCATGTGCTGGAGGGGCATCCGTCGCATCTCCTCACGATCGGCGAGATGCCGGGGGTGACGATCGACCAGGCCCGCCTCGCGACGGACCCCGCGCGGCGCGAACTCGACATGGTGTTCCAGTTCGAGCACGTGAGCCTCGACCACGGTCCCACCGGGAAGTGGGAGCCGACGCGCACGAGCATCGATCGCGTCTTCGACACCCTCGTCGAATGGCAGGAAGGGCTCGCGGCCGCAGGCTGGAACGGCCTCTACTGGAACAATCATGACCAGCCTCGTGTCGTCAGCCGATTCGGCAACGATCGCGAGCACTGGCACGCGTCGGCGACGGCGCTGGCGACCGTGCTGCACATGCAGCGCGGCACGCCGTTCGTCTACCAGGGCGAGGAGCTGGGGATGACGAACATGCCGTTCTCGGACATGGCGGAGCTCCGCGACATCGAGAGCCTCAACCACATCGCCGAGGCGGTCGCCCGGGGTGCGGAACTCGACGGCGTCTTGGCGGCGATCCGCTGGAGCGGCCGCGACAATGCCCGTACTCCCATGCAGTGGACGCACGGTCCGCATGCGGGCTTCACGACGGCCGAGCCGTGGATCGGGGTCAACCCGAACCACGATCGCATCAACGCTCACGACCAGCGTGGCGTGCCGGGCTCGGTGTTCGAGCACTATCGGGCTCTCATCGCACTTCGGCGCACCGACCGCGTCGTGAGCGACGGGACGTTCGCGCGGCTCACGACGACAGACCCGCTCGTCGTGGCGTTCGAGCGGAGGCTCGGAGACGAGAGCCTCCTGGTCGTCGCCAACCTCTCAGATGTCCCGCGTCATGCTGTCGAGGCTCCTGCCGACGCGGTGCTCGTCCTCCGGAACGTCCTCGGGCCGGTCACGAACCTGCTCGCACCCTGGGAGGCGCGTGTCCACCGCATCCGTCCATGA